In one Microbacterium invictum genomic region, the following are encoded:
- a CDS encoding NAD(P)/FAD-dependent oxidoreductase gives MTSPRDTSPRAPSETEPSDTVPGDTVPSDTVPSDTDAYDLAVIGAGPAGTAAALRAAELGAKVVVLEASDRLGGTCVNTGCVPTRVLAKTARLMREVGAARDYGVVTHPEALDWPATVARVHERVDRVRAVKNEAERFGAAGIDLVQEGRARFADAHTLRLDSGRRIRAASVIVAVGGHSRRLPLPGAELATVPEHVLELPSLPPRVAIIGAGNTGAQLATVFESFGSTVSLLDVAPRVLMASDADVSAAIAASFEGHGMTVRTGIAGVDALQKDGTGIVLRWREQDGPAEDRFDAVVMATGWPADVEDLGLEHAGVRIERSSIPVDAYFRSEVSHILAVGDAIGRDMLVQAAQFEGEAAAENAVLGVNRRTPHHLLPAGGFTDPDYAGVGLTEEQARQRDARCIVAVANYADLERAVIDDRAVGFLKLITDNRRELILGAHAVGENAVEVIQSVTTAMAAGIDVATLAGVKFAYPTYSAIIGLAARQLLRA, from the coding sequence GTGACCAGCCCCCGCGACACCAGCCCCCGCGCGCCCAGTGAGACCGAGCCCAGCGATACCGTGCCCGGCGACACCGTGCCCAGCGACACCGTGCCCAGCGACACCGACGCGTACGATCTCGCCGTCATCGGAGCAGGCCCCGCCGGGACGGCGGCAGCCCTTCGCGCCGCGGAGCTCGGTGCGAAGGTGGTCGTTCTCGAGGCATCCGACCGCCTCGGCGGCACCTGTGTGAACACCGGCTGCGTGCCCACCCGCGTCCTCGCCAAGACCGCTCGGCTGATGCGCGAGGTGGGTGCGGCCCGGGACTACGGCGTGGTGACCCATCCCGAGGCCCTGGACTGGCCCGCCACCGTCGCCCGCGTCCACGAGCGGGTCGACCGGGTGCGGGCGGTGAAGAACGAGGCCGAGAGGTTCGGCGCGGCGGGGATCGACCTCGTGCAGGAGGGGCGGGCGCGCTTCGCCGATGCGCACACCCTGCGTCTGGATTCCGGCCGGCGGATCCGCGCGGCCTCGGTGATCGTGGCGGTCGGGGGGCACTCCCGACGCCTCCCCCTTCCGGGCGCGGAGCTCGCGACCGTGCCCGAACACGTCCTCGAACTCCCGAGCCTCCCGCCCCGCGTCGCGATCATCGGCGCGGGCAACACCGGCGCGCAGCTGGCGACCGTGTTCGAGTCGTTCGGCTCCACGGTGAGTCTCCTCGACGTGGCACCGCGCGTGCTCATGGCCTCCGACGCCGACGTCTCCGCCGCGATCGCCGCCTCGTTCGAGGGCCACGGGATGACGGTGCGCACCGGGATCGCGGGCGTCGATGCCCTGCAGAAGGACGGCACGGGGATCGTGCTGCGGTGGCGCGAGCAGGACGGACCCGCCGAGGATCGTTTCGACGCGGTGGTGATGGCCACCGGCTGGCCCGCCGACGTCGAAGATCTCGGGCTCGAGCACGCGGGCGTCCGGATCGAGCGTTCCTCGATCCCGGTCGACGCGTACTTCCGCTCGGAGGTGTCGCACATCCTCGCCGTGGGTGACGCGATCGGACGCGACATGCTCGTGCAGGCCGCGCAGTTCGAGGGCGAAGCGGCTGCCGAGAACGCAGTGCTCGGCGTCAATCGCCGCACCCCGCATCACCTCCTCCCCGCGGGCGGGTTCACCGATCCCGACTACGCCGGGGTCGGGCTCACCGAGGAGCAGGCCCGGCAGCGCGACGCGCGCTGCATCGTGGCTGTGGCGAACTACGCCGATCTCGAGCGGGCCGTCATCGACGACCGCGCCGTGGGCTTCCTCAAGCTCATCACCGACAACCGACGCGAGCTGATCCTCGGCGCTCATGCCGTCGGCGAGAACGCCGTCGAGGTGATCCAGTCGGTGACGACCGCCATGGCGGCGGGCATCGACGTCGCAACCCTGGCTGGCGTGAAGTTCGCCTACCCCACCTACAGCGCGATCATCGGGCTGGCCGCCCGGCAGCTCCTTCGCGCGTGA
- a CDS encoding tripartite tricarboxylate transporter permease — protein MDNIASLLEGFATAFQPEYLLFAFLGVLIGTAVGVLPGIGPAMTVALLLPLTLSLPPTAAIVMFAGIYYGGMYGGSTTSILLNTPGESASVITAIEGNKMAKLGRGAAALATAAIGSFVAGTIATALLTLFAPLIADFAVTLTPADFVALIVVAFITVGALLGSSVSRGLASLGIGLFVGLIGTETTTGQARYTMGMLALSDGISVVLVAVGLFAVGEAFYVAARLRHGPIPIIPVSGSWRTSMSREDWRRSWKPWLRGTVIGFPIGTIPAGGADVATFLSYAAEKKLSKNKKQFGRGAIEGVAGPESANNAAAAGVLVPLLTLGLPTTATAAIILTAFQSYGIQPGPLLFQNQGDLVWALIASLYIGNLLLIVLNLPLVGVWVKLLQIPRPYLYAGIIAFATLGAYAVSFSTLDILILLVVGALGYVMRRFGYPIAPLIVGLILGPMGEQQLRKALQLSQGNMVDLVLHPFAATCYAVLIVLVTVGLWLKRRQSRFERAMEASLAATTSPATAIDRMWDEGERPTDVKTETIRAEQAARAAAAARSGDPGAADGPGGRGDRPG, from the coding sequence ATGGACAACATCGCTTCCCTGCTCGAGGGGTTCGCCACGGCGTTCCAGCCCGAGTACCTGCTCTTCGCCTTCCTGGGCGTGCTGATCGGCACGGCCGTGGGCGTCCTTCCCGGCATCGGCCCGGCCATGACGGTGGCCCTGCTGCTGCCGCTCACCCTGTCGTTGCCGCCGACCGCGGCGATCGTGATGTTCGCCGGAATCTACTACGGCGGCATGTACGGAGGATCCACCACCAGCATCCTGTTGAACACCCCGGGTGAATCGGCGTCGGTGATCACCGCGATCGAGGGCAACAAGATGGCCAAGCTCGGCCGCGGCGCTGCGGCCCTCGCCACCGCGGCGATCGGCTCGTTCGTCGCGGGGACGATCGCCACAGCCCTGCTGACTCTGTTCGCCCCCCTCATCGCCGACTTCGCCGTCACCCTGACCCCCGCCGATTTCGTCGCGCTCATCGTCGTGGCCTTCATCACCGTGGGGGCGCTCCTCGGCTCGTCGGTGTCGCGCGGCCTGGCCTCGCTCGGCATCGGACTGTTCGTGGGACTGATCGGTACCGAGACGACGACCGGCCAGGCCCGGTACACGATGGGGATGCTGGCCCTGTCCGACGGCATCAGCGTGGTGCTCGTCGCGGTCGGACTCTTCGCCGTCGGCGAGGCGTTCTACGTCGCCGCGCGCCTCCGGCACGGCCCGATCCCGATCATCCCGGTCTCGGGCAGCTGGCGCACGAGCATGTCGCGCGAAGACTGGCGGCGGTCGTGGAAGCCCTGGCTTCGCGGCACCGTGATCGGGTTCCCGATCGGCACGATCCCCGCCGGCGGGGCGGACGTCGCGACCTTCCTGTCGTATGCGGCGGAAAAGAAGCTCTCCAAGAACAAGAAGCAGTTCGGCCGCGGGGCGATCGAAGGGGTGGCCGGTCCCGAATCGGCGAACAACGCCGCCGCCGCGGGCGTCCTGGTGCCGCTGCTCACCCTCGGGCTGCCGACGACGGCAACCGCGGCGATCATCCTCACCGCGTTCCAGTCCTACGGCATCCAGCCCGGCCCGCTGCTGTTCCAGAACCAGGGCGACCTCGTGTGGGCGCTGATCGCGAGCCTGTACATCGGCAACCTCCTGCTGATCGTGCTGAACCTGCCGCTGGTAGGCGTGTGGGTGAAGCTGCTGCAGATCCCGCGCCCCTACCTTTACGCCGGCATCATCGCCTTCGCGACCCTCGGGGCCTACGCGGTGAGCTTCTCGACCCTCGACATCCTGATCCTCCTCGTCGTCGGAGCGCTCGGGTACGTCATGCGCCGCTTCGGGTATCCGATCGCGCCGCTGATCGTCGGGCTCATCCTCGGGCCCATGGGCGAGCAGCAGCTGCGCAAGGCGCTGCAGCTGAGCCAGGGGAACATGGTCGATCTGGTGCTCCACCCCTTCGCCGCCACCTGCTACGCGGTGCTGATCGTGCTCGTCACGGTCGGGCTGTGGCTGAAGCGGCGTCAGAGCCGATTCGAGCGGGCCATGGAGGCGTCTCTGGCGGCGACGACCTCGCCGGCGACGGCGATCGACCGGATGTGGGACGAGGGCGAGCGACCCACGGACGTGAAGACGGAGACGATCCGGGCCGAGCAGGCGGCGCGGGCAGCGGCCGCGGCGCGTTCCGGGGATCCGGGTGCCGCGGACGGGCCGGGCGGCAGGGGGGACCGCCCGGGCTGA
- a CDS encoding tripartite tricarboxylate transporter TctB family protein: MTSAEAGGSGRWGGERIGELIFAAGILALGVYAFVGAFLIRTPAGAQVGPRVFPYLVSVILLGAGIALVVDVVRGRLGAKEEGEDIDPNATTDWWTMARLAALLVAVIFLLEPLGWWLSAAVLFGGAAWSLGAKRPWLGFVIGLILGIATQLLFGEVLGLFLPRGLAFDWWYGPGPLFG; this comes from the coding sequence ATGACCTCCGCCGAGGCGGGGGGATCGGGTCGCTGGGGCGGAGAACGCATCGGCGAGCTGATCTTCGCCGCCGGCATCCTCGCCCTCGGGGTGTACGCCTTCGTCGGCGCTTTCCTCATCCGCACCCCCGCCGGCGCACAGGTCGGCCCGCGGGTCTTCCCCTACCTCGTGTCGGTGATCCTCCTGGGGGCCGGCATCGCCCTGGTCGTCGACGTCGTGCGAGGTCGCCTCGGGGCGAAGGAGGAGGGCGAGGACATCGACCCGAACGCCACGACCGACTGGTGGACCATGGCGCGCCTGGCCGCGCTCCTCGTGGCGGTCATCTTCCTGCTCGAGCCCCTCGGCTGGTGGCTGTCGGCCGCCGTCCTCTTCGGTGGCGCCGCGTGGTCGCTGGGCGCGAAGCGCCCGTGGCTCGGGTTCGTGATCGGGCTGATCCTCGGCATCGCCACCCAGCTGCTCTTCGGCGAGGTGCTCGGACTCTTCCTCCCACGAGGCCTCGCCTTCGACTGGTGGTACGGCCCCGGTCCCCTGTTCGGATGA
- a CDS encoding Bug family tripartite tricarboxylate transporter substrate binding protein encodes MRRTVLTAGMAGIAILALTACNPQGPGAGGGSDDASPDAATLPDAVQIIVPADPGGGWDQTGRAVSSTLTEDGLVSTASVSNVGGAGGTVGLAGLANERDPNTLMVTGLVMVGAVETNAAETRMEDTTPIARLTEEPLVVVVPASSEYQTLQDLIDDVVDNGQSVTITGGSAGGADHILAGLLLENAGLDGAEITEKLNYIPNAGGGEAVSLLLGDNASAGISGVGEFAQYVESGDLRALAVSSEEPAALLPDAPTMVDEGFDVVYTNWRGLLAPGDITEDEKAGLVDLIGQMNESGTWESVLETNGWTDAFLTGDEFDAFLSENIADVQGTLQNIGLIQ; translated from the coding sequence ATGCGCAGAACCGTTCTCACCGCCGGGATGGCGGGCATCGCGATCCTGGCTCTGACCGCCTGCAATCCGCAGGGGCCGGGTGCGGGCGGGGGAAGCGATGACGCATCGCCGGACGCCGCGACCCTCCCCGACGCCGTGCAGATCATCGTTCCCGCCGACCCCGGCGGCGGCTGGGACCAGACCGGCCGCGCAGTCTCGTCGACCCTCACCGAAGACGGTCTGGTCAGCACCGCCTCGGTGTCCAACGTCGGCGGCGCCGGCGGCACCGTCGGCCTCGCGGGTCTCGCGAACGAACGCGACCCGAACACCCTCATGGTGACGGGGCTGGTGATGGTCGGCGCCGTGGAGACCAACGCCGCCGAGACGCGGATGGAAGACACCACCCCCATCGCCCGCCTCACCGAAGAGCCGCTCGTCGTGGTCGTACCCGCCTCGTCGGAGTACCAGACGCTGCAGGATCTCATCGACGACGTCGTCGACAACGGCCAGTCGGTGACGATCACCGGCGGCTCGGCCGGCGGGGCCGACCACATCCTCGCGGGGCTGCTGCTCGAGAACGCGGGGCTGGATGGCGCGGAGATCACCGAGAAGCTCAACTACATCCCCAACGCCGGCGGCGGCGAGGCCGTCTCGCTCCTCCTCGGCGACAACGCCTCGGCGGGGATCTCCGGCGTGGGCGAGTTCGCGCAGTACGTCGAATCGGGCGACCTGCGTGCGCTCGCCGTGTCGAGCGAGGAGCCGGCCGCGCTGCTCCCGGATGCCCCGACCATGGTCGACGAGGGCTTCGACGTCGTCTACACCAACTGGCGGGGCCTCCTCGCCCCCGGCGACATCACCGAAGACGAGAAGGCGGGCCTGGTCGACCTCATCGGCCAGATGAATGAGTCCGGCACCTGGGAATCGGTGCTGGAGACCAACGGCTGGACCGACGCCTTCCTCACCGGCGACGAGTTCGACGCGTTCCTGTCGGAGAACATCGCCGACGTGCAGGGGACCCTGCAGAACATCGGACTGATCCAATGA
- a CDS encoding sensor histidine kinase, giving the protein MVRAMSLRRQLLLLQAFIVCLVTVATGAVAIAVQERIIRDQTRERMVGVALSIARLPDIRDALVAEDPSERIQPIAEVIRESSELAYVVVTDAKGIRLSHPDPERIGEMVSTDPSIPLSGEMFVGTQTGTLGESWRVKVPIYASTGADEGGEVIGSVSVGILESSLAQDLQAWVPWLLGAVAGSAIVGVLGAAWVTGIVRRRIFALEPGEIAELVRERETMLHRLSEGVITVDSAGVITMANDAAVRLIGAGELAGRRAVDVLEDAVFDVLERGEPEGRVVLAGERALIARATGMRDDGGVVVGGTLFLRDHTALHEALREMDGAQSLTDGLRAQAHEFSNSLHVVAGLLELGRIDEARGFIERIRPGGSVPLSEDGSALSGEVAALLAVKVVQARERGVAVDVRAQRDIPQGMVGDAVTILGNLVDNALDASAMGDRVVIEVAASVDGGLQFTVEDSGPGVPPALRDDVFLEGVSTKDAGARRRGIGLALVRRIAMRRGGEARIDRSPLGGARFTVVLPLRTPAVRT; this is encoded by the coding sequence GTGGTCCGAGCGATGTCGCTGAGACGGCAGCTGTTGCTGCTGCAAGCGTTCATCGTGTGCCTGGTGACGGTCGCGACCGGTGCGGTGGCCATCGCGGTGCAGGAGCGGATCATCCGCGATCAGACGCGGGAGCGCATGGTCGGCGTCGCGCTGTCCATCGCCCGCCTCCCCGACATCCGCGATGCGCTCGTCGCGGAGGATCCGAGCGAGCGCATCCAGCCGATCGCCGAGGTGATCCGCGAGTCGTCCGAACTCGCATACGTCGTCGTCACCGACGCGAAAGGCATCCGCCTCTCGCATCCCGATCCCGAACGCATCGGGGAGATGGTCTCGACCGATCCGTCGATCCCGCTGTCGGGAGAGATGTTCGTCGGGACGCAGACGGGCACCCTCGGCGAGTCCTGGCGGGTGAAGGTGCCGATCTACGCCTCGACCGGGGCGGACGAGGGCGGTGAGGTGATCGGGTCGGTCTCGGTCGGCATCCTGGAGTCCTCCCTCGCGCAGGACCTCCAGGCCTGGGTGCCCTGGCTCCTGGGTGCGGTCGCGGGGTCCGCCATCGTCGGGGTCCTCGGGGCGGCGTGGGTCACCGGCATCGTTCGACGCCGGATCTTCGCGCTTGAACCCGGAGAGATCGCCGAACTGGTGCGGGAGCGCGAGACGATGCTCCACCGGTTGAGCGAAGGGGTCATCACCGTCGACTCGGCCGGCGTCATCACGATGGCCAACGACGCCGCCGTCCGCCTGATCGGGGCGGGGGAGCTCGCCGGCCGGCGCGCGGTCGATGTGCTCGAGGACGCGGTGTTCGATGTCCTCGAGCGGGGTGAGCCCGAAGGGCGCGTGGTGCTCGCGGGAGAGCGCGCCCTCATCGCGCGGGCCACGGGTATGCGCGACGACGGCGGGGTCGTCGTCGGCGGAACGCTCTTCCTCCGCGACCACACCGCGCTCCACGAGGCGCTGCGCGAGATGGACGGCGCCCAGTCGCTGACCGACGGGCTGCGCGCCCAGGCGCACGAGTTCTCCAACTCGCTCCACGTGGTGGCGGGACTTCTCGAACTCGGGCGGATCGACGAGGCTCGCGGGTTCATCGAGCGGATCCGGCCCGGCGGCTCCGTGCCGCTCTCCGAGGACGGATCGGCCCTCTCGGGCGAGGTGGCCGCGCTCCTCGCGGTGAAGGTGGTGCAGGCGCGCGAGCGCGGCGTCGCCGTCGACGTGCGCGCGCAGCGCGACATCCCGCAGGGGATGGTGGGCGATGCGGTCACCATTCTCGGGAACCTGGTCGACAACGCCCTAGATGCCAGCGCAATGGGCGACCGCGTCGTGATCGAGGTCGCCGCCTCCGTCGACGGCGGCCTGCAGTTCACGGTCGAGGACTCCGGGCCCGGCGTTCCGCCGGCTCTGCGGGACGACGTCTTCCTCGAGGGGGTCAGCACCAAGGATGCGGGGGCGCGCCGTCGAGGGATCGGTCTCGCGCTCGTGCGCCGCATCGCGATGCGCCGCGGCGGCGAAGCACGCATCGACCGCTCGCCGCTGGGCGGGGCGCGGTTCACCGTCGTCCTTCCGCTCCGCACGCCGGCGGTGAGGACGTGA
- a CDS encoding response regulator: protein MSLRTVVVDDAPSVAALHGMFVTAHPACALVGSAASGPDAVALIRAEAPDLVLLDVHLPGFSGIDVLRDIRADAGLAQPDVIAVTAARDVDTIRDARMMGVRHYLVKPFSAHELHQRIDDVLRERAGTASVTAPLDQRAVDALMQPAGRRTLPKGLTDETLQTVARALEEAGEASASQIADRVGLSRVSCRRYLEHLADGGSATRALDYATAGRPGTRYRFVSVARR, encoded by the coding sequence GTGAGCCTGCGGACCGTCGTCGTCGACGACGCGCCCTCGGTGGCGGCGCTTCACGGCATGTTCGTCACCGCGCATCCGGCGTGCGCCCTCGTCGGGAGCGCTGCGTCCGGCCCCGACGCGGTCGCCCTCATCCGGGCGGAGGCCCCCGACCTGGTTCTGCTCGATGTCCACCTCCCCGGGTTCTCGGGGATCGACGTGCTGCGCGACATCCGTGCCGATGCGGGGCTCGCGCAGCCGGATGTCATCGCGGTGACGGCGGCGCGCGACGTCGACACGATCCGAGACGCCCGGATGATGGGGGTTCGGCACTATCTGGTGAAGCCGTTCAGCGCGCACGAGCTGCACCAGCGCATCGACGACGTCCTGCGGGAGCGCGCAGGCACGGCGTCGGTCACCGCTCCGCTGGACCAGCGCGCCGTCGACGCCCTCATGCAGCCGGCGGGGCGCCGCACGCTTCCCAAGGGCCTCACCGACGAGACCCTGCAGACGGTCGCCCGCGCGCTGGAGGAGGCGGGCGAAGCATCGGCGTCGCAGATCGCCGACCGGGTGGGCCTGTCGCGGGTCAGCTGCCGGCGCTACCTCGAGCACCTCGCCGACGGCGGCAGTGCGACGCGCGCACTGGACTACGCCACGGCCGGGCGACCCGGCACGCGGTACCGGTTCGTCTCGGTCGCGCGCCGCTGA
- a CDS encoding pyridoxal phosphate-dependent aminotransferase, with amino-acid sequence MTSRAPLSRKLSAIAESATLKVDAKAKALQAAGRPVISYAAGEPDFATPSFIVDAAAQALADPANYRYTPAAGLPVLREAIASKTLRDSGWDVAPSQIIVTNGGKQAVYQAFQAVVNPGDEVLLPAPYWTTYPEAIRLADGVPVEVFAGADQEYKVTVEQLEAARTERTTVLVFVSPSNPTGAVYSADETRAIGEWALEHGIWVISDEIYQNLVYDGARATSIVEAVPDVAGQTILVNGVAKTYAMTGWRVGWMVGPADAIKLAANLQSHLSSNVNNVAQRAALAALTGPQIEAEKMRNAFNRRRRVIVTELAKIPGVTVPNPLGAFYVYPDVQGLLGREWAGVTPTTTLELADLILEKAEVAVVPGEAFGPSGYLRLSYALGDDALLEGVQRLQRLFGA; translated from the coding sequence GTGACCTCCCGCGCTCCTCTCTCCCGCAAACTGTCCGCGATCGCCGAATCGGCCACGCTCAAGGTCGATGCGAAGGCCAAGGCGTTGCAGGCGGCCGGGCGCCCGGTGATCTCCTACGCCGCGGGGGAGCCGGACTTCGCCACTCCGTCCTTCATCGTCGACGCCGCCGCCCAAGCCCTGGCCGACCCGGCGAACTACCGCTACACCCCCGCAGCGGGCCTGCCGGTGCTGCGCGAGGCGATCGCCTCGAAGACTCTCCGCGACTCCGGATGGGATGTCGCGCCGTCGCAGATCATCGTCACGAACGGCGGCAAGCAGGCGGTGTACCAGGCCTTCCAGGCGGTGGTGAATCCGGGCGACGAAGTGCTTCTCCCCGCCCCGTACTGGACCACGTACCCCGAGGCGATCCGGCTGGCCGACGGCGTGCCCGTCGAGGTCTTCGCCGGCGCCGACCAGGAGTACAAGGTCACCGTCGAGCAGCTCGAGGCCGCACGCACCGAACGGACCACGGTGCTCGTCTTCGTCTCACCCTCCAACCCCACCGGTGCGGTCTACTCCGCGGATGAGACCCGGGCGATCGGCGAGTGGGCGCTCGAGCACGGCATCTGGGTGATCTCCGACGAGATCTACCAGAACCTCGTCTACGACGGCGCACGCGCCACCTCGATCGTCGAGGCGGTTCCGGATGTCGCGGGGCAGACCATCCTGGTCAACGGCGTCGCCAAGACGTACGCGATGACCGGCTGGCGGGTGGGCTGGATGGTCGGCCCGGCCGACGCGATCAAGCTCGCCGCGAACCTCCAGTCGCATCTGTCGAGCAATGTCAACAACGTCGCGCAGCGCGCTGCGCTGGCCGCACTGACCGGGCCGCAGATCGAGGCGGAGAAGATGCGGAACGCCTTCAACCGGCGTCGCCGCGTAATCGTCACCGAGCTGGCGAAGATCCCGGGCGTCACGGTGCCGAACCCGCTCGGCGCGTTCTACGTCTACCCCGACGTGCAGGGCCTCCTCGGCCGCGAGTGGGCGGGGGTCACTCCGACCACGACGCTGGAGCTCGCAGACCTCATCCTCGAGAAGGCTGAGGTGGCCGTGGTTCCCGGCGAGGCGTTCGGCCCGAGCGGGTACCTCCGCCTGTCGTACGCGCTCGGCGACGACGCACTCCTCGAGGGCGTGCAGCGCCTGCAGCGCCTCTTCGGCGCCTGA
- the aceB gene encoding malate synthase A yields MTLTTAPPPPATRPITGPIRTHRPTLRVTGDMGPRYDEILTPEALAFVAALHDRFGGRRHDRLAERMRHRFEIGNGRDPHFRHDTAHIRDDPHWRVAGAGPGLEDRRVEITGPTDPKMTINALNSGAKVWLADQEDATSPTWRNVIEGQLSLHDAIRGQLSFTSPEGKSYRVTAEQTPTIVMRPRGWHLPEAHLEFTDRSGRTLSASGSLVDYGLYVFHNAQALIDAGRGPYFYLAKLESAEEARLWDDVFTFTERELGITHGTIRATVLIETLPAAFEMEEILYALRDHCAGLNAGRWDYIFSIIKNYRGRGARFVLPDRSEVTMTVPFMRAYTELLVKTCHRRGAFAIGGMSAFIPNRRDPEVTARAFEKVAADKKREAADGFDGTWVAHPDLIPVARAEFDAVLGDKPNQVDRQRDDVVVTASQLIDVHIGLPITAAGVHANVSVAIRYLEAWLRGVGAVAIDNLMEDAATAEISRSQIWQWIHQDRTLSDGTPITAEYVEGLIRQVLGDVPRSDGDRFDDAADLFREVALRPEFPAFLTVPAYTRYLA; encoded by the coding sequence ATGACTCTCACCACCGCCCCACCGCCCCCCGCGACGCGGCCGATCACCGGCCCGATCCGCACGCACCGGCCGACGCTCCGCGTCACCGGCGACATGGGCCCTCGCTACGACGAGATCCTCACGCCCGAGGCCCTCGCGTTCGTCGCCGCGCTGCATGACCGCTTCGGCGGGCGCCGCCACGATCGCCTCGCCGAGAGGATGCGCCACCGGTTCGAGATCGGCAACGGGCGCGACCCGCACTTCCGGCACGACACCGCCCACATCCGCGACGACCCGCACTGGCGAGTGGCAGGGGCCGGCCCGGGCCTCGAGGACCGCCGAGTGGAGATCACCGGCCCGACCGACCCCAAGATGACGATCAACGCGCTGAACTCGGGCGCGAAGGTGTGGCTCGCCGACCAGGAGGATGCCACCTCGCCGACGTGGCGCAACGTCATCGAGGGCCAGCTCTCGCTCCACGACGCCATCCGCGGACAGCTGTCGTTCACCAGCCCTGAGGGCAAGAGCTATCGGGTGACGGCGGAGCAGACCCCGACGATCGTGATGCGCCCGCGGGGCTGGCACTTGCCCGAGGCGCACCTGGAGTTCACCGACCGCAGCGGTCGGACGCTCTCCGCATCGGGGTCGCTCGTCGATTACGGGCTCTACGTGTTCCACAACGCGCAGGCTCTCATCGACGCCGGCCGCGGCCCCTACTTCTACCTGGCCAAGCTCGAGAGCGCCGAGGAGGCACGCCTCTGGGACGACGTCTTCACGTTCACCGAGCGGGAGCTGGGCATTACGCACGGGACGATCCGCGCCACCGTCCTCATCGAGACGCTCCCCGCGGCATTCGAGATGGAGGAGATCCTCTACGCCCTGCGCGACCACTGCGCGGGACTGAACGCCGGGCGGTGGGACTACATCTTCTCGATCATCAAGAACTACCGAGGCCGCGGCGCCCGGTTCGTGCTGCCCGATCGCAGCGAGGTGACGATGACGGTGCCGTTCATGCGGGCCTACACCGAACTGCTGGTCAAGACCTGCCATCGGCGCGGAGCCTTCGCGATCGGCGGGATGAGCGCCTTCATCCCGAATCGTCGCGACCCCGAGGTGACCGCGCGGGCGTTCGAGAAGGTGGCCGCCGACAAGAAGCGCGAGGCCGCGGACGGGTTCGACGGCACGTGGGTGGCCCACCCCGACCTCATCCCGGTCGCGCGGGCGGAGTTCGACGCCGTACTCGGCGACAAGCCGAACCAGGTCGATCGTCAGCGTGACGACGTCGTGGTGACGGCTTCGCAGCTGATCGACGTGCACATCGGGCTGCCGATCACGGCGGCGGGGGTGCACGCGAACGTGTCGGTGGCGATCCGCTACCTCGAGGCATGGCTGCGGGGCGTGGGCGCGGTCGCCATCGACAACCTGATGGAAGACGCCGCGACCGCCGAGATCAGCCGCTCGCAGATCTGGCAGTGGATCCACCAGGACCGCACCCTCTCCGACGGCACACCCATCACGGCCGAATACGTCGAAGGCCTCATCCGGCAGGTTCTGGGCGACGTGCCCCGCAGCGACGGCGACCGGTTCGACGACGCCGCAGACCTCTTCCGTGAGGTGGCGCTGCGGCCGGAGTTCCCGGCCTTCCTCACCGTCCCGGCCTACACGCGCTACCTCGCCTGA